Proteins encoded within one genomic window of Atribacterota bacterium:
- the coaE gene encoding dephospho-CoA kinase (Dephospho-CoA kinase (CoaE) performs the final step in coenzyme A biosynthesis.): MKALIIGLTGGIVSGKTTVADMFRELGADIIDADIIAREVVRPKKKAWEKIVKHFGVGILRENQEINRKKLGNIVFSDKNKLKLLNQITHPEITEVIKKKLENISNNSNRSTVCIVDVPLLFETGFENMMNKIIVVYLDPKKQINRLMKRNNLTREDALKRIKTQIPIEEKVKMADYIIDNSNSLEYTKKQVLHLWEELNKNFQ; this comes from the coding sequence TTGAAAGCACTTATTATAGGGCTCACCGGGGGAATTGTATCCGGAAAAACAACTGTTGCAGATATGTTCAGGGAATTAGGTGCAGATATTATTGATGCAGATATTATTGCCAGGGAAGTTGTACGCCCAAAGAAAAAGGCCTGGGAAAAAATTGTGAAACATTTTGGTGTAGGAATATTAAGGGAAAATCAGGAAATCAACAGGAAAAAATTAGGAAATATTGTTTTTTCTGACAAAAACAAACTCAAATTATTGAATCAGATTACTCACCCGGAAATCACTGAAGTGATAAAAAAGAAGTTAGAAAATATAAGTAATAACAGCAACAGGAGTACTGTTTGTATTGTTGATGTACCTTTACTTTTTGAAACAGGCTTTGAGAATATGATGAATAAAATCATTGTTGTATATCTCGATCCAAAAAAACAGATAAACAGATTAATGAAAAGAAACAATCTGACACGGGAAGATGCCCTGAAAAGGATTAAAACACAGATACCGATAGAGGAAAAGGTAAAAATGGCTGATTATATTATTGATAATAGTAACAGCCTGGAATATACTAAAAAACAGGTTCTACATTTATGGGAAGAACTGAATAAAAATTTTCAATAA
- the polA gene encoding DNA polymerase I → MSKKDTKKLYLIDGQGLIYRAFFALPKLTTTHGQLINAAYGFTLVLTRLLEEQKPDGLIIAFDTPKPTFRHKQYSEYKAQREKMPQELIEQLSIIKEIVDCYNIPSIAVEGFEADDIIGSLAEMAKNSDYQTVIVTGDRDLLQLIDKDTEILLMQKGITQVKQYQLDSVKEFLGFSPQLIPDYVGLKGDKSDNIPGVPGIGEKTASDLIKTFGSLENIINNKDMIEKPAIRNKIEKFQEQAELSKSLAIIKKDMDLDLKIKNVLYKGPDYSRLRSLFQKYEFKKLLEKLPDDGNKNSQAEEEYISLHEIKKVSELKQLTKKIKSKDIFSFLFNKASLKRDFTGVIDKILFAIEEDVYLIRIDAGNALIKKSEYFSLKQIKEYLYPLFQDKKIEKVGYDLKNIWNCFHENSFFFNLPYFDIMIAAYLLNPSQTEYSLTKTIQDYSEQAGITIATGIQGDNDISEKELELCRQIKTLIPLKKYFNKLLKENHLEELYQEIELPLIKVIFQMEKRGIKLDSAFLKEMSQQFSKKIGDIKKEIFNMAGEKFNPNSPKQLSYILFQKLKLPATKKIKTGYSTDAGVLNKLSERHEIVAKILNYRELEKLKNTYIDKLPQLINPETGRLHTCFNQTGTTTGRLSSNNPNLQNIPVRTELGKAIRNAFIAEKDYIYLSADYSQIELRILAHLSRDENLLQAFSKGEDIHAFTAAKLFNIDENIVSEEMRRIAKTINFGIIYGISSYGLANNLGISRNEAQLYIDAYFQKYYRVKEFIEEQIVSARKNKYVHTMLNRRRYLEGIDSHNRNIREFFERTAINTPIQGTAADLIKIAMIRINEAMREKNLDSGLILQIHDELIFEIPEFEIEDRKLIIRSIMEGSLQLSIPLIVNFKTGHRWGDLE, encoded by the coding sequence ATGAGTAAAAAAGATACAAAAAAACTATACCTGATTGATGGACAGGGTTTAATCTACCGCGCTTTCTTTGCATTGCCAAAATTGACTACTACACATGGACAGTTAATAAATGCCGCTTATGGATTTACTTTAGTACTCACAAGATTACTGGAGGAACAAAAGCCGGACGGATTAATTATTGCCTTTGATACCCCTAAACCTACCTTTCGCCATAAACAGTATAGTGAATATAAGGCACAGCGGGAGAAGATGCCACAGGAATTGATAGAACAACTATCCATTATAAAAGAAATAGTTGATTGCTACAATATTCCTTCAATTGCTGTTGAAGGTTTTGAGGCAGATGATATTATAGGGTCTCTGGCAGAGATGGCAAAGAACAGTGATTATCAGACTGTTATTGTAACAGGTGACCGTGATTTATTACAGCTAATTGATAAGGACACAGAGATATTATTAATGCAAAAAGGGATTACGCAGGTCAAGCAGTACCAGTTGGATTCTGTAAAGGAATTTTTAGGATTTTCTCCTCAATTAATCCCGGATTATGTGGGTTTAAAAGGAGATAAATCAGATAACATTCCCGGTGTTCCCGGCATAGGAGAAAAAACTGCCAGTGATTTAATAAAAACATTCGGTAGCCTGGAAAATATAATAAATAACAAGGATATGATAGAAAAGCCTGCAATAAGGAATAAAATTGAAAAATTCCAGGAACAGGCAGAGTTAAGCAAATCGTTAGCTATTATAAAAAAGGATATGGATCTTGATTTAAAAATTAAAAATGTTTTATATAAAGGACCTGACTATTCAAGGCTGCGGAGTCTTTTCCAGAAATATGAATTTAAAAAATTGTTAGAAAAATTACCTGATGATGGTAATAAAAATAGTCAAGCTGAAGAGGAATATATTTCACTTCACGAGATAAAAAAAGTATCAGAGCTAAAGCAGTTAACAAAAAAAATTAAATCTAAAGATATATTTTCTTTTTTATTTAACAAGGCAAGCCTGAAAAGAGATTTTACCGGAGTGATAGATAAAATATTATTTGCTATTGAGGAAGATGTGTATCTGATTAGAATTGATGCAGGCAATGCTTTGATTAAAAAATCTGAATACTTTTCATTAAAACAGATAAAAGAATATCTGTATCCACTTTTTCAGGATAAAAAAATTGAAAAGGTTGGCTATGATCTGAAAAATATCTGGAACTGCTTTCATGAAAATAGCTTTTTTTTCAATCTGCCTTATTTTGACATAATGATTGCTGCATATCTGCTAAATCCATCCCAAACAGAATATTCTCTGACAAAGACAATACAGGATTACTCAGAGCAGGCAGGAATTACAATAGCAACAGGCATACAGGGTGATAATGATATTTCTGAAAAAGAGTTAGAACTTTGTAGACAAATCAAGACATTGATACCTTTAAAGAAATATTTTAACAAATTGTTAAAGGAAAACCATTTAGAAGAACTTTACCAGGAAATTGAATTACCCCTTATTAAGGTTATTTTTCAGATGGAAAAAAGGGGAATAAAGCTGGATAGCGCCTTTCTTAAGGAAATGTCCCAGCAATTTTCTAAAAAAATTGGAGATATTAAAAAAGAAATATTTAATATGGCTGGTGAAAAATTTAACCCTAATTCCCCAAAACAGTTGAGCTATATATTATTTCAAAAATTAAAACTACCTGCAACTAAAAAAATTAAAACAGGCTATTCCACTGATGCTGGTGTTCTGAATAAGTTATCAGAAAGACATGAAATAGTAGCAAAGATACTCAATTACCGTGAACTGGAAAAATTAAAAAATACCTATATTGATAAATTACCTCAACTTATTAATCCGGAAACCGGCAGACTCCATACCTGCTTTAATCAAACAGGAACTACAACCGGAAGGTTAAGCAGCAACAACCCGAATTTACAGAATATTCCTGTTAGGACTGAGTTAGGAAAGGCAATCAGAAATGCATTTATTGCGGAAAAGGACTATATCTACCTTTCAGCTGATTATTCCCAGATAGAATTAAGGATATTAGCACATCTATCCCGGGATGAAAATTTATTACAGGCATTTTCAAAAGGTGAGGATATACATGCATTCACTGCGGCAAAGTTATTCAATATTGATGAGAATATTGTCAGCGAAGAGATGCGAAGAATTGCCAAGACTATAAATTTTGGAATTATCTATGGAATAAGCAGTTATGGTTTGGCAAATAACCTGGGTATCAGCAGGAATGAGGCACAGCTTTATATAGATGCATATTTTCAAAAATATTACAGGGTTAAAGAATTTATAGAGGAGCAGATTGTAAGTGCAAGGAAAAATAAATATGTGCATACAATGTTAAACCGTAGAAGATATCTTGAGGGCATTGACAGTCATAACAGAAATATTCGGGAGTTTTTCGAGCGGACTGCTATTAATACACCTATTCAGGGAACAGCTGCAGATTTGATTAAAATTGCTATGATTAGAATAAACGAAGCAATGAGAGAAAAAAATCTTGACAGTGGTTTGATTTTACAGATTCATGATGAATTAATCTTTGAAATACCAGAATTTGAAATAGAAGACAGAAAATTAATTATTAGGAGCATAATGGAGGGAAGCCTGCAATTGAGTATTCCACTAATAGTCAATTTTAAGACCGGCCATCGCTGGGGTGATTTGGAATAA
- a CDS encoding DNA polymerase III subunit alpha produces the protein MSEKINFVHLHVHSEYSLLDGACRIKDLISKAKKNNMPALALTDHGVMYGVINFYKEAVANKIKPIIGCEVYVAPKSRKDKSNGKKESPSHLILLVKNKEGYQNLLQLVTKSFLEGFYYKPRIDKDILKKYSKGLIGLSACLKGEVPRMILQNNFTEARELAVSYQQIFGKDDFYLEIQNNTMPEQIKVNEELIKLGRLLEIPLVATNDVHYINREDREAHDVLLCIQTATNLDDPNRMKLSTDEFYFNTPEEMQQHFIDVPEALSNTLKIAEKCNLEIEFRNAHLPDFDLPEKLTDNDYLRQLCYEGAKTKFKELNKEIRERLDYELSVIKKMGFATYFLIVWDFVNYAKNNHVMVGPGRGSAAGSLIAYCLNITSINPLDYNLLFERFLNPERISMPDFDIDFSYEERGDVIEYVSKKYGRDKVSQIITFGTMAARAAIRDVGRALGIPYGQVDKIAKLVPMDPKMTIEKALKLEPELKNIMANDANINKMIEISSKLEGLSRHASTHAAGVVLSKESLTNFVPLQLTSDGEISTQYAADVLESLGLLKMDFLGLRTLSVINNTLKIIRKTRGENIDIENIPLNDEKVYQLLSRGECCGLFQLESSGMIDLVKRLEPRNIEDITALIALFRPGPLGSNMIDDFIDRKKGNSEIKYIHPSLEPILRDTYGVIVYQEQVMQIASQLAGFSLGQADILRKAMGKKKKEVMKKQQQLFIEGAVKNEIERQTASEIFDLIAYFAGYGFNKSHSVSYAFISYQTAYLKAHYPVEFMAALLTSIMQNTDKVVKYIKECQNMGLKILPPDINESLIDFTVVDKDAIRFGLAAVKNVGRAAIENIIEERKANGHFTSLVDFCRRVDFKTMNRRVIESLIKCGAFDSTKSKRAQLLSILEKAINLGNEMQKDKRNGQTNLFSLMSENSQSQQTDDIPLPDIDEFSDKDLLTMEKETLGFYLSHHPLEDYQEKLKQAVSGNSAQLNQFADKSKLVLGGIITSLRKKTTKNGNMMALFVLEDLDGTVDVIVFPKTYEDYKEALSEENIIIVEGRLDAAEFNVKLLAESITPINEYKIKKRRKNNSRKSNKHLLHIEADINHIDKQSLKDLKKIFKKYPGQNNVIIHFKSPQKIYRQQTDDRIEYNEKIISEIKNVLNYSRVWFEGSE, from the coding sequence ATGTCAGAAAAGATAAATTTTGTCCATCTTCATGTACATTCTGAATATAGCCTTCTTGACGGGGCATGCAGGATAAAAGACCTGATTTCAAAGGCAAAAAAGAATAACATGCCAGCATTAGCTTTAACTGATCATGGAGTAATGTATGGTGTGATAAATTTTTACAAAGAAGCAGTAGCTAATAAAATTAAACCAATAATTGGTTGTGAAGTGTATGTTGCCCCTAAGAGCAGGAAAGATAAATCAAATGGAAAAAAAGAATCACCCAGCCATTTAATACTTCTGGTTAAGAATAAAGAGGGTTACCAGAACCTCCTCCAGTTGGTAACAAAGTCTTTTTTAGAAGGATTCTATTATAAACCGAGAATAGATAAAGATATTTTAAAAAAATACAGTAAGGGTTTAATTGGGTTATCTGCCTGCCTAAAAGGAGAGGTTCCCCGAATGATTCTGCAGAATAATTTTACCGAAGCCAGGGAACTGGCAGTTTCCTATCAGCAGATATTCGGTAAGGATGATTTTTATTTGGAAATACAGAATAATACTATGCCGGAACAGATCAAAGTGAACGAAGAGCTGATTAAATTGGGACGTCTGTTAGAAATACCTTTAGTTGCAACAAATGATGTACATTACATAAATAGAGAAGACAGGGAAGCCCATGATGTACTGTTATGTATTCAGACAGCAACCAACCTTGATGATCCGAATAGAATGAAATTAAGTACTGATGAATTCTATTTTAATACCCCTGAAGAAATGCAACAGCATTTTATTGATGTTCCCGAAGCATTAAGCAATACTTTAAAAATAGCCGAAAAATGTAATCTGGAAATTGAATTTCGTAATGCCCATCTACCTGATTTTGATTTACCCGAAAAGCTTACAGATAATGATTATTTACGACAGCTTTGTTACGAAGGTGCAAAGACTAAATTCAAGGAATTAAATAAGGAAATCAGAGAAAGACTGGATTATGAATTATCAGTTATTAAAAAGATGGGTTTTGCCACATATTTTCTTATTGTATGGGATTTTGTTAATTATGCAAAAAATAATCATGTTATGGTAGGTCCTGGAAGAGGGTCTGCAGCAGGAAGTCTGATAGCTTATTGTCTCAACATTACCAGCATAAATCCCCTGGATTATAATTTACTTTTTGAAAGATTCCTGAACCCTGAAAGAATCAGCATGCCGGATTTCGATATTGATTTCAGTTATGAAGAAAGAGGGGATGTTATTGAATATGTCAGTAAGAAATATGGAAGAGATAAAGTATCTCAAATAATTACTTTTGGTACTATGGCTGCCCGGGCAGCAATTCGGGATGTTGGCAGGGCTCTGGGTATACCTTATGGACAGGTGGACAAAATTGCCAAATTAGTGCCCATGGATCCCAAAATGACCATTGAAAAAGCATTGAAGCTGGAACCTGAATTAAAAAATATAATGGCAAATGATGCTAATATAAATAAAATGATCGAGATATCATCAAAATTGGAAGGATTATCCCGACATGCTTCAACCCATGCTGCCGGTGTAGTACTGTCTAAAGAGTCACTTACCAATTTTGTTCCCCTGCAACTAACATCTGATGGCGAAATATCGACACAATATGCAGCTGATGTACTGGAATCATTAGGATTATTAAAAATGGATTTTCTGGGTTTGAGAACTCTTTCAGTAATCAATAACACCCTAAAGATTATCCGGAAAACACGTGGAGAAAATATTGATATTGAAAATATTCCACTCAATGATGAAAAAGTGTATCAATTATTATCCAGAGGGGAATGCTGTGGATTGTTTCAATTAGAAAGTTCAGGCATGATTGATCTGGTCAAGCGGTTAGAACCCAGGAATATAGAGGATATAACAGCCCTTATAGCCTTATTCAGGCCGGGTCCCCTGGGCAGTAATATGATTGATGATTTTATTGACCGAAAAAAAGGAAATTCTGAAATAAAGTACATACATCCCAGTTTAGAACCTATTTTACGTGATACATATGGTGTTATTGTATACCAGGAACAGGTAATGCAGATTGCCAGCCAATTAGCAGGTTTTTCCCTTGGACAGGCAGATATTTTGAGAAAAGCCATGGGCAAAAAGAAAAAAGAGGTAATGAAAAAACAACAGCAGCTGTTTATAGAGGGAGCTGTAAAAAATGAAATTGAAAGACAGACTGCAAGTGAAATATTTGATCTTATTGCATATTTTGCCGGATATGGTTTTAACAAATCGCATAGCGTATCATATGCATTTATATCATACCAGACCGCTTATCTAAAGGCACACTACCCTGTTGAGTTTATGGCTGCACTACTAACAAGTATTATGCAAAATACTGATAAAGTAGTAAAGTATATAAAAGAATGTCAGAATATGGGACTTAAGATATTACCACCGGATATCAATGAAAGCCTGATTGACTTCACAGTTGTTGACAAAGATGCAATCCGATTTGGCCTTGCTGCAGTAAAAAATGTAGGAAGAGCAGCTATTGAAAATATTATAGAAGAAAGAAAAGCAAATGGTCATTTTACCTCCCTTGTTGATTTTTGCCGCAGGGTGGATTTCAAAACTATGAATCGCAGGGTCATTGAAAGTCTGATAAAATGCGGTGCATTTGATTCCACTAAATCCAAAAGAGCCCAATTATTATCAATTTTGGAAAAAGCCATCAATTTAGGGAATGAGATGCAGAAAGACAAGAGAAATGGTCAGACCAATCTTTTTTCTTTAATGTCTGAAAATTCTCAATCTCAACAGACAGATGATATACCATTGCCGGATATTGACGAATTTTCAGATAAGGATTTATTAACAATGGAGAAAGAAACACTTGGTTTCTATCTATCACACCATCCACTGGAAGATTACCAGGAGAAGCTAAAACAAGCGGTTTCTGGCAATTCTGCACAATTAAACCAATTTGCAGATAAGAGTAAACTGGTTCTTGGTGGTATAATTACTTCTTTGCGCAAAAAAACAACTAAAAACGGCAATATGATGGCTCTTTTTGTTTTAGAGGATTTAGACGGTACTGTTGATGTAATAGTATTCCCAAAAACATACGAAGATTACAAAGAGGCGCTCAGTGAGGAGAATATAATAATAGTTGAAGGCCGCCTTGATGCAGCAGAGTTTAATGTAAAACTACTGGCTGAATCAATTACACCTATCAATGAATATAAGATAAAAAAAAGACGTAAAAATAATAGCAGAAAGAGTAATAAGCACCTTTTACATATCGAGGCAGATATTAATCATATAGATAAACAAAGTTTGAAAGACCTGAAAAAAATATTTAAAAAATATCCTGGTCAAAACAATGTCATTATTCACTTCAAATCACCACAAAAAATTTATCGCCAGCAAACTGATGATAGGATAGAATACAACGAAAAAATTATTAGTGAAATAAAGAATGTATTAAATTATAGCAGGGTGTGGTTTGAGGGTAGTGAATAA
- a CDS encoding ATP-dependent 6-phosphofructokinase produces the protein MSKRIGILTGGGDCCGLNPAIRGAVYRAHDYNYEVFGIRDGWRGLIDGNLFKIHLQDAEELIDKAGTFLGTSRTNPFKIEGGVQRVLNTINNYGLDAILAMGGEDTLGVASKLYHEHQVNVVGAPKTMDNDLSDTDFTFGFDSSVTRAVEAMKSLEDTGRSHHRVMILEVMGRHAGWVALYTGLSSGADWILIPEETPDIEGMCKQLQRVYSRKKYALVVVSEGVELPGVGMGEEELDQFGHMILKKREIGQSLGDIITEKTGIETRHAVIGHMQRGGIPTVFDRMLGLRTGVKAVELIEQQEFGKLAAMKGNQIVATPLEEATKEIKTVNQEWIDFAKIFFK, from the coding sequence ATGTCAAAAAGAATAGGAATTTTAACTGGTGGAGGAGATTGTTGTGGATTAAATCCGGCTATTCGCGGTGCTGTTTATAGAGCCCATGATTATAATTATGAAGTTTTTGGCATCAGGGATGGCTGGAGAGGATTAATTGATGGAAACCTTTTTAAAATTCATTTACAGGATGCAGAGGAATTAATTGATAAAGCAGGAACTTTCCTGGGAACCTCCCGGACTAATCCATTTAAAATTGAAGGCGGTGTACAGAGAGTATTAAATACAATAAATAATTATGGTTTGGATGCTATATTAGCAATGGGAGGAGAAGATACTCTGGGTGTTGCCAGTAAGTTATACCATGAACATCAGGTAAATGTGGTTGGTGCCCCCAAAACAATGGATAATGACTTATCTGATACAGATTTTACCTTTGGCTTTGACAGCTCAGTTACCAGGGCAGTAGAAGCCATGAAAAGTCTGGAAGATACAGGTAGATCCCATCATCGTGTAATGATACTGGAAGTAATGGGAAGACATGCCGGCTGGGTAGCTCTTTATACGGGTCTTTCCTCCGGTGCAGACTGGATTTTGATACCGGAAGAAACCCCGGACATAGAAGGAATGTGCAAGCAACTGCAAAGAGTATATTCCCGGAAAAAATATGCCTTAGTTGTTGTCTCGGAAGGAGTAGAATTGCCAGGAGTTGGTATGGGAGAAGAAGAGTTAGACCAATTTGGTCATATGATACTAAAAAAGAGAGAAATCGGGCAATCATTAGGGGATATAATTACTGAAAAAACCGGTATAGAAACAAGACATGCCGTGATCGGACACATGCAAAGAGGAGGAATTCCTACTGTATTTGACAGGATGCTGGGTCTGCGCACCGGTGTAAAGGCAGTTGAGTTAATCGAACAACAGGAATTTGGAAAGCTTGCAGCTATGAAGGGAAATCAAATAGTTGCCACTCCTCTGGAAGAAGCGACAAAAGAGATTAAAACAGTTAACCAGGAATGGATTGATTTCGCAAAGATTTTCTTCAAGTAA
- the fba gene encoding class II fructose-1,6-bisphosphate aldolase, whose amino-acid sequence MPLVTSKEMLIDAQKRQYAVGAFNANNMEIVQAIIETAEEEKSPVIVQASQGAIQYAGLDMIVSMVRSMAERATIPVVLHLDHGTDYNQNILCLRAGFTSLMFDGSKLPFDENVAMTKKVVEMAHVCDVPVEAEIGQIGKMDSSDEPGVALEKIKEYMADPEEAERFVKMTKIDSLAAAVGTIHGCKEPIAQLDIPRIEKIRDLTGVPLVLHGASGACDEEIRKGIAAGITKINIDTRIRMAFTKAANDFLEKNPEEIDPRKMLAPAKEAAKEVIRGRIRVLGSNNKA is encoded by the coding sequence ATGCCATTAGTAACCAGTAAAGAGATGTTAATTGACGCACAAAAAAGACAGTATGCTGTCGGAGCATTTAATGCAAACAATATGGAGATTGTTCAAGCTATCATTGAAACGGCAGAAGAGGAAAAATCCCCGGTTATAGTCCAGGCTTCCCAGGGAGCAATTCAATATGCCGGCCTGGACATGATTGTCAGTATGGTCAGGTCAATGGCGGAAAGGGCAACTATACCGGTTGTGTTACACTTAGACCATGGAACTGATTATAATCAGAATATTCTTTGTTTGAGAGCTGGCTTTACTTCATTGATGTTTGATGGATCCAAGCTTCCCTTTGATGAAAATGTGGCAATGACCAAAAAAGTAGTTGAAATGGCTCATGTTTGCGATGTACCGGTAGAAGCCGAAATCGGTCAAATCGGGAAGATGGATTCCAGCGATGAGCCTGGTGTAGCTCTTGAAAAAATAAAGGAATATATGGCTGATCCGGAAGAGGCTGAAAGATTTGTCAAAATGACTAAAATTGATTCATTGGCTGCCGCAGTGGGAACAATTCATGGATGTAAGGAACCAATAGCACAGTTGGATATACCAAGAATAGAAAAGATACGAGATTTAACAGGAGTACCTTTGGTTTTGCACGGAGCATCCGGGGCATGTGATGAAGAAATAAGAAAAGGAATAGCTGCAGGTATAACTAAAATAAACATTGATACCCGAATTCGTATGGCTTTTACTAAAGCCGCAAATGATTTTCTTGAAAAAAACCCTGAAGAGATAGATCCCCGAAAAATGCTGGCACCTGCAAAAGAAGCTGCAAAAGAGGTTATAAGAGGGCGTATCAGAGTATTAGGTTCAAACAATAAGGCATAA
- the hflK gene encoding FtsH protease activity modulator HflK, whose translation MPEFGNENNPDKFANITEKISKIQIGKGIIKILFLLILIIYLASGIYIVQPNEQGVIKRFGKFARIDSPGLHYHLPYPFESALTPSVTEVKRIEIGFRTVRGGYVEVSEEALMLTGDENIVSAESIVQYRIKNAADYLFNIIEPEQTVRNAAEAALRQVIGERKIDDALTEGKYEIQEESKVLIQELLDSYESGIVVIAVQLQDVNPPEEVSSAFKDVASAKEDKSKFINQAEGYRNDIIPNARGEAAKIIKEAEGYKVERIRKAEGDVAKFNQVLTEYQNGKDVTKYRLYIETMELILPKMKKYIMETNNDTDLLKFLPLSDSFMPEILGKEATK comes from the coding sequence ATGCCAGAATTTGGAAATGAAAATAACCCTGATAAATTTGCTAATATAACAGAAAAGATATCAAAGATACAAATTGGAAAAGGTATAATTAAAATATTATTCCTGCTCATTCTTATTATTTATCTTGCCAGCGGTATTTATATTGTTCAGCCAAATGAACAGGGTGTAATAAAGCGCTTTGGAAAATTTGCAAGAATTGACAGTCCTGGATTGCATTATCATCTTCCCTACCCTTTTGAATCAGCCCTGACCCCCTCTGTTACTGAGGTAAAGCGTATTGAAATTGGCTTTAGAACTGTTCGGGGAGGTTACGTAGAAGTATCCGAGGAGGCATTAATGCTAACCGGTGATGAGAATATTGTCAGTGCAGAGTCAATAGTCCAGTACAGGATAAAAAATGCTGCTGATTATCTCTTCAATATCATTGAACCGGAACAAACGGTTAGGAATGCTGCTGAAGCAGCATTACGACAGGTCATTGGGGAACGAAAAATTGATGATGCTTTAACTGAGGGAAAGTATGAAATACAGGAAGAGTCAAAGGTATTAATTCAAGAACTGCTTGATTCCTATGAATCAGGGATTGTAGTTATTGCAGTACAGCTTCAGGATGTAAATCCTCCTGAGGAGGTTTCGTCAGCTTTTAAAGATGTGGCCAGTGCAAAAGAAGATAAAAGCAAATTCATCAATCAGGCTGAAGGCTATCGGAATGACATAATTCCAAATGCCAGAGGTGAAGCTGCTAAGATTATCAAAGAAGCCGAGGGTTACAAAGTTGAGAGAATAAGAAAAGCTGAAGGAGATGTTGCTAAATTTAATCAGGTTCTGACTGAATACCAAAATGGAAAGGATGTAACAAAATATCGTCTGTATATTGAGACTATGGAATTAATACTGCCTAAGATGAAAAAATACATCATGGAAACGAATAATGATACTGACTTGCTGAAATTTTTACCTCTGAGTGATTCATTTATGCCAGAAATCCTCGGAAAGGAGGCTACCAAATAA
- the hflC gene encoding protease modulator HflC produces the protein MRKSLLIIILVLVIIVANFSFFIVDETKQAIILQFGKPIKAIQQAGLYMKIPFIQNVVLFEGRLLIYDAQPTEIITRDKKTLILDNYARWKIEDPLLFLQTVRDINGAQARLDDIIYSELRVDLGKFDMSEIVSQKRTEIMKTVTERSNEKSIEYGINIIDVRIKRADLPPENEQNIFARMEAERERIAKQYRAEGEEESAKIIAETEREKTVILAEAYKEAQQLRGEGEAEAIRVYAESFNQDPEFYKFYRSLEAYLNSFNENTTILLSPDNEYIKYINDLSGN, from the coding sequence ATGAGAAAAAGTTTATTAATAATTATTTTAGTATTAGTTATCATAGTTGCAAATTTTTCCTTCTTTATTGTTGATGAAACCAAGCAGGCTATAATTCTGCAATTCGGCAAGCCTATAAAAGCAATTCAGCAAGCCGGTCTATATATGAAAATACCTTTTATTCAAAATGTAGTATTGTTTGAAGGAAGACTGCTTATCTATGATGCCCAGCCGACAGAGATTATTACCCGGGATAAGAAAACTTTAATTTTAGACAATTATGCCAGATGGAAAATTGAAGATCCTTTGCTTTTCCTGCAAACTGTTAGAGATATTAATGGCGCACAGGCAAGACTGGATGACATTATTTACTCAGAATTGAGAGTAGATTTGGGAAAGTTTGATATGAGTGAAATTGTCTCTCAAAAAAGAACAGAAATTATGAAGACAGTAACTGAACGAAGTAATGAAAAATCAATAGAATATGGAATTAACATTATTGATGTAAGAATTAAAAGAGCGGATTTACCTCCTGAAAATGAGCAAAATATCTTTGCCAGAATGGAAGCTGAACGTGAAAGAATTGCCAAACAATATCGAGCAGAAGGTGAGGAAGAATCTGCAAAGATTATTGCAGAAACAGAGAGAGAAAAAACAGTTATTCTCGCTGAAGCATACAAGGAAGCGCAACAGTTAAGAGGTGAAGGAGAGGCAGAAGCAATTCGAGTATATGCAGAAAGTTTTAATCAGGACCCGGAATTTTACAAATTCTACAGGTCATTGGAAGCATATTTAAATAGCTTTAATGAAAACACCACTATTTTATTATCTCCTGATAATGAATATATAAAATATATTAATGATTTATCAGGTAATTAG